The sequence TGCAGTTAATGGGAAATTTTGTGGTGCTGGTAAAATGAACCAATAATAAACTCCAAAACCTATGGACACAATTGCCTGTGTCCATAATTTTATCCATTTTGGTGCCTTTACTAATCTGCTGACAAGTTCCACTGCAAAAATTCCAATTACAGGATAAATTGTATAAAAAAGAAAATCAACTACATCAACGCCTGTATGAGACACATTTTATGATAATTAAAGGTATAATTTCTATCTAGTCTTCCAAATGAACCTTAGTTGCTATATTTTTTGCAATTAAGGCCTGAGCATTCTCATATGGAATAGTAGCTATATCTTCAGTCTTGAAAGGACCATATTTTTCAAGATCTGCACCAACAATTTCATCTACTTCATGTAAAAATCTAATAACAATTTTTTTTGTTTTATGATTCTGGGCTAATGATTCTAGAAATTTTGATTTTCCATTAATTGTTGCCGATACAATCATCTCTATTCTTTCTTTCTGATCCTCTTGTGAATCAAGAATAAATTTTTCTTCATCTAGTAAATAGCTTATTTCTAAATCAGAATTTTTTGAAATTTTATCTAATCGAATTTCTATTAATAGTGATGTTAATTCTGTCACCATCTCCACCATCGTATTTTTAATTTTATTTTCCACTCCATCAAATTCTTGTTTTTGTAAATTTCCAATGAAATCAGCTAGGTTTCTGTAAAAGTTAGGATCGATTTCTGAAATTGAATCATCTTCAATTTCACGTAAAACTATATGATGTAAAGAGTTAATATCGATTTGATTTGATTCTGACATTCTTACCTAATCCTTAAATGACTGTGTATTTGTGTTTGATTGAAGACTAAATTGCCATATAAAGTCAGCCACGGTAAAGCAATCCCAATATCATACTCACCAGACGAAGTTTTTTCAAGAATTCAACATGAAGATATTCAGTTCATTGATCTACAATTTACAGGTCTTACAGGTCATTTTCATCATACTACAATTTCAGCAAATACCTTTACTCCAGAACAAATGAGAGATGGATTACCAAAATTAGATGGTTCATCAATTATTGGATTTGCCGACATTAATGATTCAGATTTACTTTTAAAACCTGATCCAAATACATTTGCAATAATTCCTTGGATGACTGAAAATAAAACAGCCAGATTACTATGCGATGTTTATTGGGGAGAAGATAGAGGACGATTATCAAGAGACCCAAGAGGAATTTCTCAAAAGGCTGAAGAATATATCAAAACACAAGGATTTGATTTTAGTACGTGGGGTCCAGAAGTTGAATTTTTTGTATTTGACAAAGTACACTGGGATGTTCTAACACCTTACAAAGGTCAATCATATTCTATTGAATCAAAAGAAGCTCCATGGAATCAATCAGGTGATGGTTATCCTATGGGATTACAAGAAGGATATTACCCAAGTACTCCAGCAGATACTCTTACGCCATATAGAAATGAATGTGTAAATATTCTCAATAAGAATTTTGGAATTTTATGTGATAATCATCATCATGAAGTAGCAACAGCAGGTCAATGTGAAATTGATATCAAATATGATCGCATGACAAATGCTGCTGACGCTGCACAATCATACAAATTTGTTATTAGAAATGTTGCACAAAAATATGGAAAAGTTGCAACAATGATGCCAAAACCAATTGCAATGGATTCAGGTTCTGGTATGCATGTTAATGTTAGTTTATGGAAGGATAATCTAAATGCATTTTATGATTCAGATGATGAAATTGAATTAAGTCAACTTGGACGATACTTTTGTGGCGGTATCATTAATCATGCAAAATCATTATCTGCTATTTGTAATCCTACAACTAACTCATATCACAGATTAGTTCCAGGATATGAAGCTCCAGCATACATTGCATGGAGTTCTGGAAATCGTTCTGCCATTGTAAGAGTTCCAAAACACCTCAAAGGAAAAAATTATGCTAATTTAAAACGACTTGAATTCAGAGCCCCTGATCCTTCATCAAATCCATATCTAGTATTTGCAGCAGTAACTGCAGCAGGAATGGATGGAGTGAAGAAAAAGATGGATCCAGGACCTGAAGTTCGTGATGATATCTTCAAGATGACTAAATCTGATAGAGCAAAAAGAGGAATTGGTGTTCTTCCAAAAAGTCTTGGAGAAGCATTAGATGAATTAGAAAGTGATAGAAAATATCTTAACACAATTTTCACAAATGATGTAATTGATAAAATTATAGAATTAGAAAGAAGAGACCAACGAGAAATAGCCATTAGACCACATCCACACGAATTTTATCTGTACTTTGATGTTTAAGCTCTTCCAGTAAATTGAAAAATATAGAATAATGAAATAGCCATTAGTGCAAATCCACTTCCTAGAAATATTATTCTATTATTTTCAGATGTTGCAGCTCTGTATAGTAGAATTCCACCTGCAAGACCTACAAACAATATCAATACTCCACTAATCACTCCATCAAAACTAGTGTTAGTGATAAGTGGATGAAATAATCCTGAAAGTAATGCAAAAAATGCAATTAAGTAAATGTATTTGAATCCAGTAAGGGCTTTAGATGTGGTTTGATTCAATATTTTTCGTAAATAGATTTAGCAATTAAAGGTTTGAAATATTTTCAAAATGATTTACATCATTCCGCCCATGTCAGGCATGCCACCCATTCCAGGCATTCCGCCCATACCAGGCATTCCAGGTGGCATTCCAGGCATTCCACCTTCTCCTCCTCCAGGAGGTCCACCTGCTGATTTTTGAGTAGCAATAACATCATCGATTCTAAGAATCATACATGCAGCTTCTGCAGCTGCTGAAACAATTTGTAGTTTAACTGCTAATGGTTCAATAATATCACTTGATTTCATATTTGCAATTTTTCCTTTCATAACATCAATTCCAGTCCATTTTTCTCCTTTCTGTTGCTTAGAACGTAAAACTGTGAGAGTATCAATTGGATCCATTCCAGCATTTTCAGATAATGTTAATGGGATTTCTTCTAAAGCATCAGCAAATTTTTCTGCTGCAAGTTGTTCTCTACCTTCTAAAGATTTAGCCCAACTTCTAATTTTTGTTGCTGCATAAGTTTCTGGGGCACCGCCACCTGCAACAATTTGAGGTTTTAAAATCACATCTTTTACAACCATTAAAGCATCATGAACAGAACGTTCTACTTCATCTACTACTCTTTGTGAACCTGCACGAAGAAGTAATGTTACTGATTTTGGATGTTTACATCCTTCAACAAATACCCATTTGTCTTCTTCAATTTTTCTTTCTTCTACAGTTTCAGCAATACCAAGATCTTTTTCAAATAAATCATCAAGATTAGTAACTATTCTAGCTCCTGTTGCTTTTGCAAGTTTAGTAAGATCACTTTCTTTAATTCTTCTAACAGCAATAATGCCAGCCTTTGCAAGATAGTGTTGAGCCATATCATCTAATCCTTTTTGGCATAATACTACATTAGCACCAGAACCAATTACTTTGTCAACCATTGTTTTTAGCATTCTGTTTTCTTCATCTAAAAATGATTTTAGTTGTTGAGGATTTGAAATGTTAATTTTTGCATCAGTTTCAGTTTTACTAATTTCTAATGCAGTATTGATTAATGCAATTTTAGCATCGGTAATTTTTCTTGGCATTCCTCCATGAACAATTTCTTTATCAAGAACAATGCCTTGAATAATAGTTGAATCTCTGATAGAACCACCTGCTTTCTTTTCTACTTTAATATCATCAATATCAACTTCAAAAGATTCACCATCTTTTTCTGCAACAGCAAGTACCGATTTTACAATAATATCTGCAAGTAAATCAGAATCTTTTCTAACTAGTTTAGTTTGCATAGAAGTTTTTGCAATTTTATTTAGAATAGTTTTATCATTTGCTGAAATTGTAACTGCAATTTCTTCAAGGTATTCTTTTGCTTTTCTTGCAGCTTTTCTATATCCATCTACAATAATTGTTGGATGAACATCTTGATCAATTAATGATTCAGCCTGTGAAAGTAATGCGCCTGCTAATACAACAGCAGAAGTTGTACCATCTCCTACTTCATTATCTGTAGTTTTTGATATTTCAACTAGCATTTTTGCTGCTGGATGTTGAACATCAATTTCTTTTAGAATTGTAGCACCATCATTTGTAATTGTAACGTCGCCTAAGGAATCAACTAGCATTTTATCCATGCCTCTTGGACCAAGGCTGGTATGAACAATTTCAGCAATAATTTTGGCTGCTGCAATGTTATTCTTTTGAGCTTCACGTCCTTTAGTTTCAGTACCGCCTTCTTTTAGCAAAACAACAGGCATGTTGCCTTTTGAAGTTGCTTGCATTCCCATAGATGCCAAAACTCCGGATTCCCCTTTTATACCTTCCAGATCAAGATCGGTGTTTTTCAAATCATATCGGTGTTTTTAAATTGGGAAAATCAAGATGCAAAATATGGCAAAATCCCAGAATAAAGAATCTTATGATAAAATTTTTACAAGTTTAAAAGAACATCACAAATGGTTTGAAAATTCAATTCCATTGATTGCAAGTGAAAATATTCCCAGTCCGGCAGTCAGGGAAGCAATAATTTCTGATTTTGGAAATAGATATGCAGAAGGATGGCCTGGAGAAAGAGTCTATGCAGGTTGTGTCTACATTGATGAGGTAGAGTTTGAATGTATGAAATTAGCTAAAAAATTATACAAAGCAAAATTTGCAGATGTTAGACCAATTTCAGGAGTTGTTGCAAACTTAGCAATTTATTCTGCATTTACAAATCCTGGTGACATTATGTTAGCACCATCAATTCCTGCAGGCGGACATATCTCTCATGGTAAGAAGGAACATTCTGGAACTGCTGGATTAGTTCATGGATTAGAAATTGAATTCTATCCATTTAATGCTGAAGAAATGACAATTGATGTAGATAAAACAAAACAAAAAGTAAAAGATCTCAAAAAACAAAATCGTCTTCCAAAAATGGCAATGTTTGGTGGTTCATTATTCTTGTTCCCTCATCCTGTCAAAGAATTATCAGATTTTCTAAAGAGTTACGATATGCATATCAATTATGATGCAGCTCATGTTGCAGGATTAATTGCTGGAGGGAAATTCCAGGATCCTTTACGCGAAGGAGCAGATACAATGACTATGAGTACTCATAAGACTTTGTTTGGTCCTCAAGGAGGACTTGTCTTAGGTTCAAAAGAACATGAAGAAGTTATCAAAAAAGCAACTTTCCCGGGTCTTACTAGTAGTCATCATATTCATCACATGGCTGGAAAAGCTGTTGCATTTGCAGAAGCATTAGAGTTTGGAAAAGATTATGCAGTTGAAGTAATTAAAAATGCCAAAATATTTGCAGGAGCCTTGAGTGATATGGGATTCAAAGTATTAGGTGAAAGTAGAGGCTTTACAGAATCACATCAAATTGCAGTTAATGTTTTAGATTATTCTGATGGTGGAAAAGTAGAAGCAGATTTAGAAAAAGCTAACATCATTGTTAACAGACAATTAATTCCTGGAGATATTAAAGCAGGAAGAAATTATTTCCATCCAGGCGGAATTAGATTAGGAGTTTCTGAAATTACACGATTAGGAATGAAGAAAAATGAAATGCAAGAAATTGCTTCCTATCTAAAACAAGTTGTAATTGATAAAAAAGATCCAAAGAAGATACTTTCAAAAGTTAAATCATTCAGAAAAGACTTTCAGAAAGTTAAATTTTGTTTTGATAATAAATTGGGCGCCTACGAATACGTCAAATTAAGATAAATTTACGAATAGTCTGAAAGCAGGGATTGATCTCCTCGACTCTTCCCAAATACTAATTCAATTTCATCTGATAAGGCATGAATTCTTCCTTTTTGATATTCACCAACATCATATTTTTCAACTAGTCTTTTTGCAAGTTTCAAATATTTTTCTACAGAACCCCTAGTAATTGTGGCAATTAGTTTATGCCCACAAACACATGTTTGAATTAAAGGCATACGACGATATGATTTTCCACATGCTGTACATCTGAAACTTTGTCTTGCATATGCTCTAAGATTTCCCATTAAATCTGGAACTAAATGAGTTGAAATTACGTTTGAAACAAGTTCTGCAGGATTTACTACGTTGATTAATTCAGCATTTCTGACTTGCATATCAAATTTGTCAAGCATAGAGCCAAGTGTGGAATATGCACTTCTTGATTTGGATGTTGTAAGTGATAAAGTGGAATGTGTAAAGTGATAATCATAGAATTGTCTTTCAGTATCAAGTCGCGATTTAATAATCTCAATTGATGATACATCTGATGCTTTTACTTGTTCAAATGTAGATTCAAAAAATTCCAAAGGAAGTATTTTTGTAACCTCAAGATTATGTGCTTGTGGTTGAGATTCATGTGGTAAAACATGTGGTTGAATAAGTAACGGTGCATCCATTAAACCACCAATTCTATCTGATAGAAACTGTCTTGAGAAATTTAGAAGGCTATCCATTAGTAATATTATAGAATCAGCATCTCCATCAGCGTCTCTTCTTTTTGCAGAATGCCAATTTGGAGTTCCAAAACAAACATGAGTTTCAGTATATCCAATAATTCTTCCAACTATTCCTACTGATGTGTGAGGAGCTAAACCAATTATTAGATGTCCAACTAATTCCTCTAAATTTTTTACATTGTAAAACGAAGATTTTCCATAGAATTTTTCTAAAAGAACATCAACATATTTACAAGTATTAACTAGATATTTTCCGATTTCATTTGGTATAATGACATCCTGCATTCGAATCTCAATAATTTGATCAATAGATTCGAGAGGTTTTCCATCTACATCATGAGAATACCCAAGTTCTTTTAGTTTCTCTATAGATGTTCCAATCCAAGATGGTTTGAATTGAGTAAGAGGAGAATTTGTTGCGTCACATCTCACTGTTCCGTCTTTGAAAGTGGTTAAACCAAAGTTTTGTCTTACAAGTCCCTTTTCTAATGGTTCTGCAATTTTATCTTGATTAATTAATTCCTTGACTCCTTTGAAAGGCTCTTTTGCACGAATTCCCATTTTTTCCTGAGCTAAAAGCAATCTAGATTTTAATGGAAATGCTTGGTGAGAATGAGCTGGGGCTTTTCGCTTGCATTTTTCACAAAATGGTTCATTAAGAGTATCTCTGCAATTGGAACATCTGTAAATTATCGATGTTTTGATACCACAGATAGAACATCTTATTCCAATAGAAGGTTGATTACATTTAGTACAAAGACGATTAATGATATTTGCAAAAAAATGTTCATTTCTCGATGCTTTGAGTAGATCTCTGGTAGGTCCACCCTTGTCACTAATTGGAAATAATACATGTGTAGGAGGTTTCATTTGCCTTGGAGCTGCTTTTTCAGGTCTTCCAATTCTAACTCCAATACTTGTCGAAAATTTGTTCCTAATTTGAATACCTGATGATTGTGACAAGATTTTTGGAACAGATAAATCACTAATTGTTGGTTTTTCTCTAAACAGTAAATTAAAGAAAATTTTTGCTTCTTGATGTTCTAAGATCAATGTTTCATTTTCAACTTTATGAGGAGTTCCCAAGTTTTCAAGAATTTTTTTAACTTGAATAGAATATTCTATTGATGTTTCATTGACTTTTTTTGGTTCTAAAAGTTTGAGAAGATCTTCTGATGAAATCTTATCCCAGAAATACAGATAATGTGGATGTAGTGGAATTTTAAAATCAAGTGAAATTTTTAATGCTTCATCTAGTGTTGGAATTTTATTCAAAAATTGGTTTAGAACTTGATCATTTGGCTCATATTTTTCAATTTTTTGTTTTAATTCTTCTATCCAGAATTCTTCGACAAAAGCTGAAGGTACCAGTTGAGCATTATTTTCTAAAAAATCTCCAAATGAAATTAAAATATCCCCAAGATGTAGAATTTTTTCAATATCATTTTTAATTTCTAGACCATGTTTTACATCACGAATTTTTACAACACTACCATTATTGAGACGAACAGTTGGAGTATCGATTGAATCAACAAATGCCACAGTTGCTCCCTTTCCAGGAATATCTATTTTGATTTGAGTTCCTACTGCTATCGTATGATCTAAAATTTCTGCAATTACTGGATGAATTCCTACTGCTGCAAAGCCAGTATTGCATGATCTGCCATATCTTAAACGAAAACCTCCTAATTTGTTAGGCATAGATAGGACTGACCTACCTGTAATTACTTCACGCATTCTTTTAGCTGCTGCATCTTCTTGATTATCACCAGTTTGAACTGCCCCTTTGAGATCATTGAGCCATTCCCATCCATCTAGATTATACAATTCAATTCTTTTCAAGAGTTTTTTTGATCTTCCAATCAGTCCATCATTTAAGACACGTAAGGCTCCTCCTCTGACTCGGTCAGTCTTGATTCTAGCCATGCCTTTATGATTGACCACCTCATATGGATCAGTATCAACTCCTGCCAATTCTACAGGAAGATTAGAGATTACATGTTCAATGTCTTCATCCAAAATATGGAATTGAAAGCTGCTTGCTTCTCTTTCATAGATTCGTAATTCTTCAACAAATCTGCCTGTTTCATCATCAAATGAATTAGCTTGAAACTTCGATAGACCTGCAATTTTTCTGACATGATCTGCAATTAACAATGTAACAGCAGACTCTGTTCCGCCTGCTGAACGCATTGGTCCTGCAATTGAAACAGAAAGATATTCAGTGCCGTCTTTATTTTTCTTAATTTTTACTTCACTGATTCCTTGCAGTGGTGCAATAGTAACCCCTTCAGTAATAATAGCCAATCCTACACGTACTGCAAGATCTAATTTGTCCTCCAGTGTAGCATCTGGAAGACAATATTTGCCCAGAGCGATCTCTTTTGCTAAAATTAATGCTGAAAGTTCTTTTCCATTAATTTTTAAAATTTCTCTTAATGGATCAGCAATATCAATTTCGTGCATTTTTGCAACTCGGTCAGCTAGGTCAAAAGCGATTTTAGGTTCAATGATACCTGAAGAGTCAACTAGGCTAGATTTTGCAGATGCTGCATGTTCAAATATGGAATACGTCTCATCTGATAGGCTGGTATAGTAATCCAGATAGTAATCTGGCATTTTGATATCACTAATTCGAGAGATTGCATCGTTTTCAGACATCACAGTCCTACTACTTGCTTCTTTGAATTGCTTTTGCTATTTCTTCGAGTTTTTTGATACTTCCACCTTTTTCAAGAAAAGTTCCAATAACTAATGCATCTGCTCCGGCTTTAGCCAAACTTTCAGCAGTTTTTACATCTTTGATGCCTCCACCCACTATCAAAAATCCATTAAATGCGTGTCTGACAGTTTTTACCATTTCAGGAGTAACATGGGTTTTTGCACCAGATCCTGCCTCCAAGTAAACAAATCTCATACCTAAAAATTGAGCAGCGAGAGAATATGCTGCAGCAATTTTTGGTTTTTCAAATGGAATTCCTCTTGCTGAACCAACAAACCATGCTGATGTTCCATCACCTATTACTAAATAGGCAGTTGGAAGTGGTTCTAATCCAAATTTTAGAACACTTGGAGCGCCTAAAGCCTGTGCCTGGGTGATAAAATATGGATTTTCAGAGTTCATCAGTGAACTAAACAATATGGCATCTGCATCAGGTACAACACCTGTAACATTGCCTGGGAATAAGATAATTGGAATTTTTAGGCCTTTTTTGATTCCTTTTACAACTTGAGCCATTTCAATTTGGTCAGTTGCTGATGAACCTCCAACTAGAATTGCCGAGGCGCCAATCTTTTCAACATCTTTGGCAAGCTTACTTGATGCCTCCAAGTTGGATACTTCTGAATCAATTAATACGAATAGTAATGTATTTTTCTTTTTTAATTCAGATTTTAGGAATGATTCAACTTTGTCTCCAGCCATAGAAAGAGTTTGTAGATGTCTCTTTAAAGTTTAATTGGAATGCTGTATACAGATTTGTATAGCTATGGACAAGTTAGAAGAATCTAATTTTAACAATATTATCCGTAAAATCATCAAAAAATCACTGTTTACAGAGCGACAAGTTGAAATTATTTTAAATCAGAAAGATCTTCTTGAATCCAATTTTTCCATTAGTAAAGGTGCGTATTATAGGCAGGTTGGTCAATCTAGAGACAAATTAATTGGATTATTCTACTCAATCATACTTTTTCGTGGCTTAGGCATACTTTTGCCTGATGATATTGATGTGATATCAAAACTTTCTGAACAAATTAGTGTGATTAATGAGAGTGATATTTTTCCTGAAAGGGAAGATGAAGTGATTGATGTGATTGATAGGCTCATTCGTCAGGCATGTAACATGTGATGAATGTGATTATCCAAGATTATGGCTATTCAAATTGTATGTGATAATGTGTGTGAGATTGTTAATCTAAAGTGTGAAATAATATTGTTCAATCACGATAAATCACGTTGCAGGCATAGAAGTTGTGATGTTAGTAGAAATTCCTGAACCTGAAGTGATTTTAAGTGTGATTTTAGCATTCATTATTGGTATTGTTGGATTGTATACCTACTTCAAAGTACGTCCTTTTGTAAAAACTAGAAGTGATGTATTTGATGCCTCACAAGCTGAACGTTTAGAGTATTATGAAAGACAGTTAATTGATATGAAAATACGCCTAGATGCCTTTGAAATGCAAGGAATTGAGCAAAAAGTGGAGGATCCTAACCTAGAATTAAAACAATTTTTAGAAAAATTAGCAAAGAATGAAGTTCAAGAAAGACCAGTTGAAGTTATCACTAAGACTGAAGTTACATCTCAAAAGGAAGATTCTAAGCCTATTATTCAAAATATTACGCCTACAAATCCAATTGATTATGTGTTGCATTTAATCACAACAAAATCTATGACATCACGTGACATACAAATCACATTAAAGAAAAGTCGTGAGCATACTTCACGCCTGATGAAAAAGTTGTTTGAAGAAGGATATGTACAAAGAAATACTGAATCTAAACCATATACTTACTCAATTACTGAAAAAGGAATTGCAAAAGTAGAACAAACAGATGATAATCTCTTAATACAATAAGATATTTTTTAATTTTTTAGTAATAAATTTAGTATATTTCAAGAAAATTAGTCATGTTTTATAATGAAATTATATTTAGATAATTTATTAAATTATATATATTATTAAATTATAGTAATAATATGTCAGTACAAGACAATGAAGTTTTAGTAAAAATTAC comes from Nitrosopumilus oxyclinae and encodes:
- a CDS encoding DNA replication complex GINS family protein; this encodes MSESNQIDINSLHHIVLREIEDDSISEIDPNFYRNLADFIGNLQKQEFDGVENKIKNTMVEMVTELTSLLIEIRLDKISKNSDLEISYLLDEEKFILDSQEDQKERIEMIVSATINGKSKFLESLAQNHKTKKIVIRFLHEVDEIVGADLEKYGPFKTEDIATIPYENAQALIAKNIATKVHLED
- the glnA gene encoding type I glutamate--ammonia ligase produces the protein MPYKVSHGKAIPISYSPDEVFSRIQHEDIQFIDLQFTGLTGHFHHTTISANTFTPEQMRDGLPKLDGSSIIGFADINDSDLLLKPDPNTFAIIPWMTENKTARLLCDVYWGEDRGRLSRDPRGISQKAEEYIKTQGFDFSTWGPEVEFFVFDKVHWDVLTPYKGQSYSIESKEAPWNQSGDGYPMGLQEGYYPSTPADTLTPYRNECVNILNKNFGILCDNHHHEVATAGQCEIDIKYDRMTNAADAAQSYKFVIRNVAQKYGKVATMMPKPIAMDSGSGMHVNVSLWKDNLNAFYDSDDEIELSQLGRYFCGGIINHAKSLSAICNPTTNSYHRLVPGYEAPAYIAWSSGNRSAIVRVPKHLKGKNYANLKRLEFRAPDPSSNPYLVFAAVTAAGMDGVKKKMDPGPEVRDDIFKMTKSDRAKRGIGVLPKSLGEALDELESDRKYLNTIFTNDVIDKIIELERRDQREIAIRPHPHEFYLYFDV
- the thsB gene encoding thermosome subunit beta, yielding MGMQATSKGNMPVVLLKEGGTETKGREAQKNNIAAAKIIAEIVHTSLGPRGMDKMLVDSLGDVTITNDGATILKEIDVQHPAAKMLVEISKTTDNEVGDGTTSAVVLAGALLSQAESLIDQDVHPTIIVDGYRKAARKAKEYLEEIAVTISANDKTILNKIAKTSMQTKLVRKDSDLLADIIVKSVLAVAEKDGESFEVDIDDIKVEKKAGGSIRDSTIIQGIVLDKEIVHGGMPRKITDAKIALINTALEISKTETDAKINISNPQQLKSFLDEENRMLKTMVDKVIGSGANVVLCQKGLDDMAQHYLAKAGIIAVRRIKESDLTKLAKATGARIVTNLDDLFEKDLGIAETVEERKIEEDKWVFVEGCKHPKSVTLLLRAGSQRVVDEVERSVHDALMVVKDVILKPQIVAGGGAPETYAATKIRSWAKSLEGREQLAAEKFADALEEIPLTLSENAGMDPIDTLTVLRSKQQKGEKWTGIDVMKGKIANMKSSDIIEPLAVKLQIVSAAAEAACMILRIDDVIATQKSAGGPPGGGEGGMPGMPPGMPGMGGMPGMGGMPDMGGMM
- the glyA gene encoding serine hydroxymethyltransferase — translated: MAKSQNKESYDKIFTSLKEHHKWFENSIPLIASENIPSPAVREAIISDFGNRYAEGWPGERVYAGCVYIDEVEFECMKLAKKLYKAKFADVRPISGVVANLAIYSAFTNPGDIMLAPSIPAGGHISHGKKEHSGTAGLVHGLEIEFYPFNAEEMTIDVDKTKQKVKDLKKQNRLPKMAMFGGSLFLFPHPVKELSDFLKSYDMHINYDAAHVAGLIAGGKFQDPLREGADTMTMSTHKTLFGPQGGLVLGSKEHEEVIKKATFPGLTSSHHIHHMAGKAVAFAEALEFGKDYAVEVIKNAKIFAGALSDMGFKVLGESRGFTESHQIAVNVLDYSDGGKVEADLEKANIIVNRQLIPGDIKAGRNYFHPGGIRLGVSEITRLGMKKNEMQEIASYLKQVVIDKKDPKKILSKVKSFRKDFQKVKFCFDNKLGAYEYVKLR
- a CDS encoding DNA polymerase II large subunit; this encodes MSENDAISRISDIKMPDYYLDYYTSLSDETYSIFEHAASAKSSLVDSSGIIEPKIAFDLADRVAKMHEIDIADPLREILKINGKELSALILAKEIALGKYCLPDATLEDKLDLAVRVGLAIITEGVTIAPLQGISEVKIKKNKDGTEYLSVSIAGPMRSAGGTESAVTLLIADHVRKIAGLSKFQANSFDDETGRFVEELRIYEREASSFQFHILDEDIEHVISNLPVELAGVDTDPYEVVNHKGMARIKTDRVRGGALRVLNDGLIGRSKKLLKRIELYNLDGWEWLNDLKGAVQTGDNQEDAAAKRMREVITGRSVLSMPNKLGGFRLRYGRSCNTGFAAVGIHPVIAEILDHTIAVGTQIKIDIPGKGATVAFVDSIDTPTVRLNNGSVVKIRDVKHGLEIKNDIEKILHLGDILISFGDFLENNAQLVPSAFVEEFWIEELKQKIEKYEPNDQVLNQFLNKIPTLDEALKISLDFKIPLHPHYLYFWDKISSEDLLKLLEPKKVNETSIEYSIQVKKILENLGTPHKVENETLILEHQEAKIFFNLLFREKPTISDLSVPKILSQSSGIQIRNKFSTSIGVRIGRPEKAAPRQMKPPTHVLFPISDKGGPTRDLLKASRNEHFFANIINRLCTKCNQPSIGIRCSICGIKTSIIYRCSNCRDTLNEPFCEKCKRKAPAHSHQAFPLKSRLLLAQEKMGIRAKEPFKGVKELINQDKIAEPLEKGLVRQNFGLTTFKDGTVRCDATNSPLTQFKPSWIGTSIEKLKELGYSHDVDGKPLESIDQIIEIRMQDVIIPNEIGKYLVNTCKYVDVLLEKFYGKSSFYNVKNLEELVGHLIIGLAPHTSVGIVGRIIGYTETHVCFGTPNWHSAKRRDADGDADSIILLMDSLLNFSRQFLSDRIGGLMDAPLLIQPHVLPHESQPQAHNLEVTKILPLEFFESTFEQVKASDVSSIEIIKSRLDTERQFYDYHFTHSTLSLTTSKSRSAYSTLGSMLDKFDMQVRNAELINVVNPAELVSNVISTHLVPDLMGNLRAYARQSFRCTACGKSYRRMPLIQTCVCGHKLIATITRGSVEKYLKLAKRLVEKYDVGEYQKGRIHALSDEIELVFGKSRGDQSLLSDYS
- a CDS encoding geranylgeranylglyceryl/heptaprenylglyceryl phosphate synthase; the encoded protein is MAGDKVESFLKSELKKKNTLLFVLIDSEVSNLEASSKLAKDVEKIGASAILVGGSSATDQIEMAQVVKGIKKGLKIPIILFPGNVTGVVPDADAILFSSLMNSENPYFITQAQALGAPSVLKFGLEPLPTAYLVIGDGTSAWFVGSARGIPFEKPKIAAAYSLAAQFLGMRFVYLEAGSGAKTHVTPEMVKTVRHAFNGFLIVGGGIKDVKTAESLAKAGADALVIGTFLEKGGSIKKLEEIAKAIQRSK
- a CDS encoding winged helix DNA-binding protein, whose translation is MLVEIPEPEVILSVILAFIIGIVGLYTYFKVRPFVKTRSDVFDASQAERLEYYERQLIDMKIRLDAFEMQGIEQKVEDPNLELKQFLEKLAKNEVQERPVEVITKTEVTSQKEDSKPIIQNITPTNPIDYVLHLITTKSMTSRDIQITLKKSREHTSRLMKKLFEEGYVQRNTESKPYTYSITEKGIAKVEQTDDNLLIQ